In the Candidatus Micrarchaeota archaeon genome, one interval contains:
- the cyaB gene encoding class IV adenylate cyclase, which produces MNEEIEIKVILKNPDHVEKRLKEIGKLIKEEEQKDEYFVPKDNDFFAEHPTREYLRIRYKGDTSKLCYHYCHYDDKGELLKTDEYETEIKDPEMMATILKNLNFVKRVTVVKHRTYYEYKGFEVLIDKVDGLGCFLEVEAKENSFPSNITVEEVRNSCYEILKEIGAEWERVPRGGYPDLLIRRQRSS; this is translated from the coding sequence ATGAATGAGGAGATTGAGATAAAGGTTATTTTGAAGAACCCTGATCATGTGGAGAAACGACTCAAAGAGATAGGCAAATTAATCAAAGAGGAAGAGCAAAAAGACGAATATTTTGTTCCTAAGGATAATGACTTTTTTGCCGAACATCCTACAAGAGAATACCTACGGATAAGGTACAAAGGAGACACGAGTAAACTGTGTTACCACTACTGTCACTATGATGACAAAGGCGAACTTTTGAAGACGGACGAATATGAGACCGAGATCAAAGATCCAGAGATGATGGCAACGATCTTGAAGAATTTAAATTTTGTCAAACGTGTGACCGTAGTAAAACACAGGACCTATTATGAATACAAAGGGTTTGAAGTTCTCATAGATAAAGTAGACGGGTTAGGGTGTTTCTTAGAAGTAGAAGCCAAGGAAAACTCCTTTCCTTCAAACATAACAGTAGAAGAAGTACGTAATAGTTGTTACGAAATCCTGAAAGAGATCGGTGCTGAGTGGGAACGTGTTCCACGCGGAGGATATCCTGACTTATTGATAAGAAGACAAAGGTCATCTTAA
- a CDS encoding thymidine kinase — translation MERYSRRSGRLTGIIGPMFSGKTTELFRRAKRLTLAGKEWRAFKPWIDQRYSKEDIVTHDLNTLKCTVVRRSEEVVYHLEKIGFNVAATFLDETQFFDSGIIEAIEHILRHGVDVVYAALSSTSEGRPFPFSDGKKHVGDLLALPHEDIVVLKAVCTRCGEDAVFTFYIGSEEKTGVVKVGGSESYTALCRDCYYKMFDSKRGIDKK, via the coding sequence ATGGAAAGGTATTCGCGACGTTCTGGAAGATTGACCGGTATTATTGGGCCTATGTTTTCTGGTAAGACAACCGAGTTATTTCGCCGTGCAAAACGTCTGACATTGGCGGGTAAGGAATGGCGTGCATTTAAACCCTGGATCGATCAAAGATATTCTAAGGAGGATATCGTTACGCATGACCTAAACACATTGAAGTGTACGGTTGTTAGAAGGTCCGAAGAAGTGGTCTATCACCTTGAGAAGATTGGGTTTAACGTGGCCGCGACGTTCTTAGACGAGACACAGTTCTTTGATTCTGGGATTATCGAAGCGATAGAGCATATATTAAGACATGGCGTTGATGTGGTTTATGCTGCGTTATCCTCTACTTCGGAGGGTCGGCCGTTTCCGTTTTCAGATGGGAAAAAACACGTGGGAGATCTCTTAGCCCTTCCACACGAAGATATAGTAGTGCTCAAGGCAGTGTGCACGCGTTGTGGAGAGGATGCAGTATTTACCTTTTATATAGGGTCTGAGGAGAAGACGGGTGTGGTTAAGGTTGGCGGTAGCGAATCTTATACTGCTCTATGCAGGGATTGTTATTACAAGATGTTCGATAGCAAGAGAGGAATAGATAAGAAGTAA
- a CDS encoding NUDIX domain-containing protein yields MQFPEPVVGGVIINREGKILLIKSHKWSNKYVIPGGHIELGEHAVDALKREIKEETGLDVYDIRFLGFQECIFDENYWKRKHFILLDFVCKTDSNDVKLNDEGEEFIWVTPNEALKLDLEPYTRKAIETYLARVQKD; encoded by the coding sequence GTGCAATTTCCGGAACCTGTGGTTGGGGGAGTGATAATCAACAGAGAAGGCAAAATCCTTCTTATCAAATCACATAAATGGAGTAATAAATACGTGATTCCGGGAGGTCATATAGAACTGGGTGAACATGCAGTTGACGCTTTGAAAAGAGAGATTAAAGAAGAGACCGGTTTGGATGTGTACGATATAAGATTTTTAGGATTTCAGGAATGTATATTTGATGAGAATTATTGGAAGAGAAAACATTTCATACTGTTAGATTTTGTGTGCAAAACAGATTCCAATGACGTGAAACTTAATGATGAAGGCGAAGAATTTATCTGGGTTACCCCTAACGAAGCATTAAAACTAGACCTTGAACCGTATACCCGAAAGGCTATTGAGACCTATCTTGCAAGAGTACAAAAAGATTAG
- a CDS encoding orotidine 5'-phosphate decarboxylase: MGKIIRVDKSIIPACDVPLNTYEEIVRETADIERIGGYKIGFSLALKYGLPKIVEITRRYTDKPIIYDHQKAGTDIPDTGPMFMRVCKDAGIDAVILFPQAGPETEKAWIRSAFDQGLGVIVGGLMTHPKYIRSEGGYIRDEAIMEMYSLAAELGVTDFVVPGNKPEVIGRIKRMLEDKGVSPIFYAPGFVAQGGDISEVGKVIGNSWHAFVGRGIYQAKDVRQTVLELISRL; this comes from the coding sequence ATGGGAAAGATAATCCGAGTAGACAAGAGTATAATACCCGCATGCGATGTACCTTTAAATACCTATGAGGAGATTGTAAGAGAAACTGCAGATATAGAGAGGATAGGTGGGTATAAGATAGGTTTCTCTTTAGCCCTAAAATACGGTTTACCGAAGATCGTTGAGATAACAAGAAGGTACACGGATAAACCTATCATCTACGATCATCAAAAGGCTGGAACAGACATCCCTGATACAGGTCCCATGTTCATGCGGGTGTGTAAGGATGCTGGGATAGACGCTGTTATACTGTTTCCCCAGGCAGGACCAGAAACCGAAAAGGCATGGATCAGGTCTGCTTTTGACCAGGGGTTAGGGGTTATTGTTGGAGGGTTGATGACGCATCCAAAATACATCAGAAGTGAAGGCGGTTACATTAGAGATGAGGCTATCATGGAGATGTATTCGCTCGCGGCTGAGTTAGGGGTAACCGATTTTGTTGTTCCTGGGAATAAACCGGAAGTAATAGGGCGGATAAAAAGAATGTTGGAAGATAAGGGTGTTTCACCCATCTTCTACGCACCCGGTTTTGTGGCACAGGGCGGCGATATCTCAGAAGTCGGTAAGGTGATCGGTAATAGTTGGCATGCGTTTGTAGGGAGAGGGATCTATCAAGCTAAGGATGTAAGGCAAACCGTCCTAGAATTAATAAGTAGACTATAA
- a CDS encoding DMT family transporter has protein sequence MSLSKHKKGTYLAVASAVVMGLATVVGTQISKQIPPILFASVYMLLSVPFLILLSVLLKEKINLNRIRNGFSDIMGVVITRNLCGTVLLLTGFSLTTAVRAVFLLGLDPVFVTILGWKFLDEKIDKKQSLLILSLLFGVFLLSTNLDINSLGEKLQIGDLLVMSGVFCMSLSYLPSIKAMKKINSVELTLTTNLIGGVLLLIVSLFLFHDITNIGVNTWWMILVYVVLFSVLSLYTFYSALKYTKPWIVSSLLQLAPVPGAIFAYLWLRNVLTPIQAIGGMVIMISSYLIAKGHHK, from the coding sequence ATGTCCTTATCCAAACATAAAAAAGGAACTTATCTTGCGGTAGCCTCTGCGGTAGTCATGGGTTTGGCGACTGTGGTCGGAACCCAGATATCAAAACAGATTCCTCCTATTCTGTTCGCTTCTGTCTACATGTTGTTATCGGTTCCTTTCTTGATCCTTCTTTCTGTATTGTTGAAGGAGAAGATTAATCTAAACAGGATAAGGAACGGCTTCTCTGATATAATGGGTGTCGTAATCACCAGAAACCTGTGCGGAACAGTTCTGTTATTGACAGGGTTTAGCCTCACCACTGCTGTACGCGCTGTCTTCTTACTAGGACTGGACCCTGTATTTGTCACCATTCTTGGTTGGAAGTTCTTAGATGAAAAGATAGACAAAAAACAATCCCTTTTGATACTATCTTTACTTTTCGGAGTGTTCTTATTATCCACCAATCTTGATATTAACTCCCTCGGTGAGAAACTTCAAATCGGTGACCTGTTGGTCATGTCAGGTGTTTTCTGTATGTCTTTATCTTATCTCCCAAGTATAAAGGCGATGAAGAAGATCAATTCGGTTGAGTTAACGTTAACTACTAACCTGATAGGCGGTGTTCTCCTTTTAATCGTTTCCCTATTCTTGTTTCATGATATAACAAACATAGGAGTAAATACTTGGTGGATGATCCTTGTATACGTTGTGTTGTTTAGTGTATTGAGTTTGTATACCTTCTATTCCGCCCTAAAGTACACGAAACCATGGATCGTGAGTTCGCTTCTACAACTTGCCCCGGTTCCTGGAGCGATTTTTGCTTATCTTTGGCTTAGAAACGTCCTTACTCCGATACAGGCAATAGGCGGTATGGTCATCATGATCTCTTCTTATCTTATTGCAAAGGGACATCATAAATGA
- a CDS encoding HAD family phosphatase — MVKVIIFDLAEVYLKGLLGVERRIAELLNLDPKTVYEGLHIPELTLLFKGNITEDEYWERVITVTGWNLDIQKLKREVRENFQEIQGTREIIEALRKKYTVVVLSVHAKEWIEYCREQFMLSELFHHEFYSFEYGVCKPDPQAYKHVLDKLKVEPGECVFIDDQERNLIPARQLGIKTIRFNNPEQLKEELKKVGVSLE; from the coding sequence ATGGTGAAGGTAATCATCTTCGATCTCGCGGAAGTCTATCTTAAAGGTTTGTTAGGTGTGGAGCGCCGTATCGCTGAACTATTGAATCTTGATCCTAAAACGGTGTATGAAGGTCTTCATATCCCTGAATTGACATTACTCTTTAAAGGTAATATTACCGAAGATGAATATTGGGAAAGGGTTATAACGGTTACAGGATGGAACCTAGACATTCAAAAGTTAAAGAGAGAAGTTAGGGAAAATTTTCAAGAGATACAAGGCACACGTGAAATCATAGAAGCACTTAGAAAGAAATATACTGTAGTAGTGCTTTCTGTACATGCAAAAGAATGGATAGAATACTGTAGAGAACAGTTTATGCTCTCGGAACTCTTCCATCATGAGTTTTATTCCTTTGAGTACGGTGTGTGTAAACCGGATCCGCAAGCGTATAAACACGTCCTGGATAAACTCAAGGTAGAACCGGGGGAATGTGTCTTTATAGATGACCAGGAGAGAAATCTAATACCTGCCAGACAACTCGGTATCAAGACTATTCGGTTTAACAACCCAGAACAATTAAAAGAAGAACTAAAGAAGGTAGGTGTCTCCTTAGAATGA